From a single Kryptolebias marmoratus isolate JLee-2015 linkage group LG17, ASM164957v2, whole genome shotgun sequence genomic region:
- the LOC108245617 gene encoding dual specificity mitogen-activated protein kinase kinase 6, with the protein MEGGSEKEGKVFCASPPPHPSKGEMSQPKGGKKKPVLKLSKEVFEQPTPAAVPPRDLDSKACVTIGEKKCEVKADDLEQICELGRGAYGVVDKMKHVPSDLIMAVKRIRATVNTQEQKRLLMDLDISMRTVDCFYTVTFYGALFREGDVWICMELMDTSLDKFYKKVIEKGLTIPEDILGKIAVSIVKALEHLHSNLQVIHRDVKPSNVLINTQGQVKMCDFGISGYLVDSVAKTMDAGCKPYMAPERINPETNQKGYNVKSDIWSLGITMIELAILRFPYDTWGTPFQQLKQVVEEPSPQLPADNFSPEFVDFTSQCLKKIAKERPTYTELMQHPFFSAHEAKETDVASFVKVILGD; encoded by the exons ATGGAGGGAGGGAGCGAGAAGGAAGGCAAAGTCTTTTGTGCTTCCCCTCCCCCCCATCCAAGCAAAGGGGAAATGTCTCAGCCGAAGGGAG GCAAGAAGAAGCCGGTGCTCAAGCTCTCCAAGGAGGTGTTTGAGCAGCCAACACCTGCTGCAGT accCCCCAGAGATTTGGATTCAAAGGCTTGTGTAACAATCGGAGAAAAG AAATGTGAGGTGAAGGCGGACGACCTGGAGCAGATCTGCGAGCTCGGGCGAGGAGCGTACGGCGTGGTGGACAAGATGAAACACGTTCCCTCCGACCTGATCATGGCCGTGAAG CGGATTCGGGCCACGGTGAACACTCAGGAGCAGAAGAGGCTGCTGATGGACCTGGACATCTCCATGAGGACGGTGGACTGTTTCTACACAGTCACCTTCTACGGAGCGCTATTCAGAGAG GGCGACGTCTGGATCTGCATGGAGCTGATGGACACCTCCCTCGACAAGTTCTACAAGAAGGTGATCGAGAAGGGCCTGACCATCCCCGAGGACATCCTGGGGAAGATCGCTGTCTCT ATAGTAAAAGCTCTGGAGCATCTGCACAGCAATTTGCAAGTCATCCACAGAG ATGTGAAGCCCTCCAACGTGCTGATCAACACTCAGGGCCAGGTGAAGATGTGCGACTTCGGCATCAGCGGCTACCTGGTGGACTCTGTGGCGAAAACCATGGACGCTGGCTGCAAACCCTACATGGCG CCGGAGAGGATCAACCCGGAAACGAACCAGAAAGGCTACAACGTGAAGTCTGACATCTGGAGTTTAGGAATCACCATG ATCGAGCTCGCCATCCTGCGCTTCCCGTACGACACGTGGGGAACGCCctttcagcagctgaagcaggtgGTGGAGGAACCTTCACCCCAGCTTCCTGCAGACAACTTCTCCCCAGAGTTTGTGGACTTCACCTCTCAGTG cttaAAGAAAATCGCCAAAGAGCGGCCGACTTACACAGAACTGATG CAACATCCCTTCTTCTCTGCCCACGAGGCCAAAGAAACCGACGTGGCTAGCTTTGTGAAAGTCATCCTGGGGGACTGA